A window from Leptothermofonsia sichuanensis E412 encodes these proteins:
- a CDS encoding PHP domain-containing protein, producing MVANLAQAKAFSMPAAQSATALRQVFENIHAESCPTTYNFHMHTVCSDGKLQPEMLMQQVIEIGLQGLAITDHHTVNGYRMAQQWLHNWQQQNPFQTAPVLWTGIEINANLLETEVHILGYAFDPQHFSMMPYLLQQTAVDEAYEADQVIAAIHAAGGLAVLAHPARYRRSPDDLIPEAARLGIDGVEAYYAYDNPSPWRTSPLQTLRVEELSETYNLLRTCGTDTHGLSLLQRL from the coding sequence ATGGTGGCTAATTTGGCTCAGGCTAAAGCTTTTTCGATGCCAGCCGCTCAAAGTGCAACCGCACTGAGACAGGTATTTGAGAACATTCATGCGGAAAGTTGCCCGACAACTTACAACTTTCACATGCATACGGTTTGCTCGGATGGGAAGCTCCAGCCAGAGATGCTCATGCAACAGGTGATTGAGATTGGTCTTCAAGGGCTTGCCATCACCGATCACCACACAGTCAATGGTTATCGGATGGCTCAACAGTGGCTCCACAACTGGCAGCAACAAAATCCATTTCAAACTGCCCCGGTTCTGTGGACAGGGATTGAAATTAATGCCAATCTGCTGGAAACCGAAGTCCACATCCTGGGATATGCGTTCGACCCCCAGCATTTTTCGATGATGCCCTACCTGCTGCAACAGACTGCTGTGGACGAAGCCTACGAGGCAGACCAGGTGATTGCGGCGATTCATGCGGCAGGCGGACTGGCGGTGTTAGCCCACCCGGCACGATACCGGCGATCGCCGGATGACCTGATCCCGGAAGCCGCCCGATTGGGGATCGACGGTGTGGAAGCCTACTATGCCTACGATAATCCCAGCCCCTGGCGTACCAGCCCCCTCCAGACCCTGCGGGTTGAAGAACTGAGTGAAACCTACAATCTATTGAGAACCTGTGGCACAGACACCCACGGCCTAAGTCTGTTGCAGCGGCTTTGA
- the sppA gene encoding signal peptide peptidase SppA, with amino-acid sequence MRDFLKYTFATLLGLLIFLGLSIGGLLALVIMVASRETGPTVKNKTVLTFDLAMTISDARQAASTIGEALSSDETETMTLRATLDAINHATTDPRIVGLYIYSSAEGVGGAGFAPLKEIRAALHRFRASGKKIIAYDVNWREREYYLASVADTVVINPIGALELNGLSSEAMFFADALKKIGVGVQVTRVGKYKSAVEPFLLAKRSPENRQQTETLLTDLWSEFVTAASQDRKLTVQQIQSLSNNQGILMPQEALKNRLVDRIAYLDEVVADLKQLTGEDPGEKTFRQLGLKAYAGVAEDAIGRDRRSGEKIAVVYAEGDIVNGQGSRRQVGGDRLAKQLRQIRQDDEIKAVVLRVNSPGGSVSASEIIQREVILTRKAKPLVVSMGTVAASGGYWISTFSDRIFAEPNTITGSIGVFGILPNFQALANNNGITWDAVKTGRFADIYSLYRPKNSQELTLIQKTVNSYYDRFLTKVAESRKLPKTRVAEIAQGRVWSGRRAKELGLVDELGGLEAAIQEAARRASLGDRWQIEEYPKFRSLEERIFGKLVGDQISQSTAQSDPLSLELAKLQKDLAVLKAMNDPLGAYARLPFNLRID; translated from the coding sequence ATGCGTGATTTTCTGAAGTACACCTTTGCGACGCTGCTGGGTTTGTTGATCTTTCTCGGCTTGAGCATTGGTGGTTTGCTGGCCCTCGTTATCATGGTCGCTTCGCGCGAAACGGGACCCACAGTCAAAAACAAAACCGTGCTGACCTTTGACCTGGCAATGACGATTTCCGACGCCAGACAGGCTGCCAGCACGATTGGAGAAGCCCTGTCCAGTGATGAAACGGAAACGATGACCCTGCGGGCTACTCTTGATGCTATCAACCATGCCACGACCGATCCTCGAATTGTTGGACTTTACATTTACAGCAGTGCAGAGGGTGTGGGTGGGGCTGGCTTTGCTCCGCTCAAGGAAATTCGAGCTGCGCTGCACCGATTCCGGGCATCGGGTAAGAAGATCATTGCCTATGATGTGAACTGGCGAGAGCGGGAGTATTATCTGGCATCGGTTGCTGACACAGTTGTGATTAACCCCATTGGTGCCCTGGAGTTGAATGGACTGAGTTCGGAAGCCATGTTTTTTGCCGATGCCCTCAAAAAAATCGGGGTTGGCGTTCAGGTGACACGGGTCGGCAAGTATAAGTCTGCGGTAGAGCCTTTTCTACTGGCAAAGCGCAGTCCAGAGAACCGGCAACAGACTGAAACGCTCCTGACTGACCTGTGGAGTGAGTTTGTCACCGCCGCCAGTCAGGATCGAAAACTGACGGTCCAGCAAATTCAGTCCCTTTCCAATAATCAGGGTATTTTGATGCCCCAGGAAGCACTGAAAAATCGCCTGGTTGACCGGATCGCCTACCTGGATGAGGTGGTGGCTGACCTGAAGCAATTGACCGGGGAAGATCCGGGGGAAAAAACTTTTCGCCAGCTTGGGTTAAAAGCCTATGCCGGGGTCGCTGAGGATGCCATTGGGCGCGATCGCCGTTCTGGCGAGAAGATTGCTGTGGTCTATGCTGAAGGGGATATTGTCAACGGTCAGGGAAGCAGGCGCCAGGTGGGGGGCGATCGCCTCGCCAAACAACTCCGCCAGATCCGTCAGGATGATGAGATCAAAGCAGTTGTTCTGCGGGTGAACAGTCCCGGTGGCAGTGTGTCTGCGTCCGAAATTATTCAGCGTGAGGTGATACTAACCCGCAAAGCAAAACCACTGGTGGTTTCCATGGGGACGGTAGCCGCTTCAGGGGGGTACTGGATTTCAACGTTCAGCGATCGCATCTTTGCCGAACCCAACACCATCACAGGTTCCATCGGTGTTTTTGGAATCCTGCCCAATTTTCAGGCACTGGCAAACAACAATGGCATCACCTGGGATGCGGTTAAAACCGGGCGGTTTGCAGATATCTACTCCCTTTACCGACCTAAAAATTCCCAGGAACTGACGCTGATTCAAAAAACCGTTAACAGCTACTATGATCGATTTCTCACCAAAGTTGCCGAATCTCGCAAATTGCCAAAGACCAGAGTGGCAGAAATTGCCCAGGGACGGGTGTGGTCTGGGCGAAGGGCAAAAGAACTGGGCTTGGTCGATGAACTGGGCGGCTTAGAAGCAGCGATTCAAGAGGCTGCCAGGCGTGCCAGCCTGGGGGACCGGTGGCAGATTGAAGAATATCCCAAATTTCGCAGCCTGGAGGAGCGTATTTTCGGTAAGTTAGTAGGGGATCAGATATCACAATCCACGGCTCAGTCGGATCCATTGTCCCTTGAATTGGCAAAACTTCAGAAGGATCTGGCCGTCCTGAAAGCGATGAACGACCCATTGGGTGCCTATGCTCGACTACCGTTCAATCTGAGGATTGATTAA
- the holA gene encoding DNA polymerase III subunit delta yields MPIYLYWGEDEFAIARATTALRQRVLDPDWSSFNFDKITPDQPDGIVQGLNQAMTPPFGMGSRLVWLVDTPLCQRCPEDLYGELERTLPNLPETSVLLLTASHKPDSRLKVTKLLQKYAEVREFSVIPPWKTDLLVKQVQQAAKEVGIKLTPGATELLAESVGNDTRQLYGELEKLRLYGSHSRQALDERAIATLVTTSTQNTLQLGSAIRQGETTHALDLIADLLRQNQPALMIVKSLVGQFRTWLWVKLMVETGERDEQAIAQAAEINNPKRLYFLKKEVEFLPLATLLQTLPLLLDLEASLKLGSDELSTLQIKIIELCELCRQREGPRC; encoded by the coding sequence TTGCCAATTTACCTCTATTGGGGAGAAGATGAATTTGCGATCGCCCGGGCAACCACGGCTCTGCGACAGCGCGTCCTGGATCCTGACTGGAGCAGTTTCAACTTCGATAAGATAACGCCCGATCAACCGGATGGGATAGTTCAGGGACTGAACCAGGCAATGACCCCCCCCTTTGGCATGGGCAGCCGTCTGGTGTGGCTGGTCGATACGCCCCTCTGTCAGCGCTGCCCAGAAGACCTTTATGGCGAACTGGAACGAACCCTGCCAAACCTGCCAGAAACCAGTGTTCTGCTGCTGACTGCCAGCCACAAACCCGACAGCCGCCTTAAGGTCACAAAGTTGCTGCAAAAATACGCGGAGGTGCGGGAGTTTTCTGTAATTCCTCCCTGGAAGACCGATCTGCTGGTCAAGCAGGTGCAGCAGGCAGCGAAGGAAGTGGGCATCAAGCTCACCCCAGGTGCCACTGAACTGCTGGCAGAATCTGTGGGCAATGATACCCGTCAGCTCTATGGCGAACTGGAAAAATTACGGCTGTACGGGAGCCATTCCAGACAGGCACTGGATGAGCGGGCGATCGCAACCCTCGTTACCACCAGCACCCAGAACACCCTGCAACTGGGGAGTGCCATTCGCCAGGGAGAAACCACCCACGCTCTCGACCTGATTGCAGATCTACTGCGCCAGAACCAGCCGGCCCTGATGATTGTTAAGTCTCTGGTTGGGCAATTCCGCACCTGGCTCTGGGTCAAACTCATGGTCGAAACGGGCGAACGGGATGAGCAGGCGATCGCCCAGGCCGCCGAAATTAACAATCCCAAACGCCTTTACTTCCTCAAAAAAGAAGTAGAATTCCTCCCCCTGGCCACACTGCTGCAAACCCTCCCCCTGCTGCTGGATCTGGAAGCCAGCCTGAAACTGGGGTCCGATGAGCTTTCAACCCTACAGATAAAAATTATCGAGCTGTGTGAACTGTGCCGCCAGCGGGAAGGGCCGCGTTGCTAA
- a CDS encoding DUF1868 domain-containing protein, which translates to MDENYQTYLNRAMRLILPETYQSQVQLIQESPKFRPHPEKGTQAVPFPGYTIITPTGSDDPKNVALYDRLKDYQQQLLQQLGTRLFAPVPAESFHLTLADLIWDSAYRAASEENPEFDSQLQQCIAQIFEQCQPISEGTAIPFQPIGIMMMTRAIALCLAPVDEDSYERVLKFRRAIYQNHDLMGLGIEQQYYFTPHITLGYFGEIPPAEDLPAVGDRITDLNQQWIDADTLEFWVYRAELRKFDDMTRYYRAPEWAVFEF; encoded by the coding sequence TTGGACGAAAACTACCAGACCTACCTTAACCGGGCAATGCGTCTAATCCTGCCAGAAACATACCAGTCTCAGGTGCAGTTGATTCAAGAGTCCCCTAAGTTTCGACCGCATCCAGAAAAGGGCACCCAGGCAGTCCCTTTTCCGGGATATACGATTATTACTCCCACGGGCAGCGACGACCCCAAAAATGTTGCCCTTTACGACCGGCTGAAGGATTACCAGCAGCAGCTTTTACAGCAGTTGGGAACTCGTTTATTTGCCCCGGTCCCTGCAGAGAGTTTTCATCTCACCCTGGCTGACCTGATCTGGGACAGTGCCTACCGGGCTGCCAGTGAAGAAAATCCAGAGTTTGACTCCCAACTGCAACAGTGCATTGCCCAGATCTTTGAGCAGTGTCAGCCAATCTCAGAGGGAACGGCAATCCCATTTCAACCCATCGGAATCATGATGATGACCCGGGCGATTGCTCTCTGTCTGGCACCTGTGGACGAAGATTCCTATGAACGGGTGCTCAAGTTTCGGCGGGCAATCTACCAGAACCATGACCTGATGGGGTTGGGCATTGAGCAGCAATATTACTTTACCCCCCACATCACTCTGGGATACTTTGGCGAAATTCCACCGGCTGAGGATTTGCCAGCCGTGGGCGATCGCATCACAGACCTGAACCAGCAGTGGATTGACGCAGACACTCTGGAGTTTTGGGTATATCGGGCAGAACTGCGCAAATTTGATGATATGACCCGTTACTACCGGGCACCAGAATGGGCCGTATTTGAGTTTTAG
- a CDS encoding dienelactone hydrolase family protein, protein MSNQEIRAGWVQVPNGDLQIDSYLAEPASGGPFPAVIVIQEIFGVNSHIRDVTERLAREGYVAIAPAIYQRTAPGFEVGYGEDDTILGRKYKEMTTAAELLSDIQAAITYLKAKPNVRGTAIGSIGFCFGGHVVYLAATLPDIKATASFYGGGIATLTPGGGPPTITRTPEIKGKIYVFFGTQDPLIPNDQADEVAAALQNHQIPHQVFRYPASHGFFCDQRADYSPEAAADAWEKVKQLFQQELKS, encoded by the coding sequence ATGAGCAATCAGGAAATTCGGGCCGGGTGGGTTCAGGTTCCCAATGGGGACTTGCAAATTGACTCCTATCTGGCAGAACCAGCCAGCGGAGGTCCTTTTCCCGCTGTCATCGTGATCCAGGAAATCTTTGGTGTCAACTCCCACATTCGGGATGTGACTGAGCGCCTTGCCAGGGAGGGGTATGTGGCGATCGCCCCCGCCATCTACCAGCGCACTGCCCCGGGCTTTGAGGTGGGCTATGGAGAAGACGACACCATCCTGGGGCGTAAATACAAGGAGATGACCACAGCGGCGGAGCTATTGTCCGATATCCAGGCAGCCATCACCTATCTGAAAGCCAAACCCAATGTCAGGGGAACAGCGATCGGTTCAATTGGCTTCTGCTTCGGTGGGCATGTCGTTTACCTGGCAGCCACCCTACCGGATATCAAAGCCACGGCTTCCTTTTATGGGGGCGGTATTGCGACCCTGACGCCGGGTGGAGGTCCTCCCACCATCACCCGCACACCGGAAATCAAAGGCAAAATATACGTTTTCTTTGGCACTCAGGACCCGCTGATTCCTAACGACCAGGCAGACGAGGTTGCGGCGGCACTCCAAAACCATCAGATTCCTCACCAGGTTTTTCGCTACCCGGCATCCCATGGGTTTTTCTGTGACCAGCGTGCTGACTACAGTCCAGAAGCGGCTGCCGATGCCTGGGAGAAGGTTAAGCAACTGTTTCAACAGGAACTCAAGTCCTGA
- a CDS encoding class I SAM-dependent methyltransferase, translating into MMTNAPLIQSVSDTALAVAYARALESDRPDALFQDPFAHLLAGEQGKAIYQQLQGDRSIGWFVSTRTAVLDDWILQEIKHHGVDTVLNLAAGLDTRPYRMALPPHLRWVEADLPPILAYKQEKLAQAQPTCRLEQIPTDLTNGFQRRHLLAQVNARASRVLVITEGILVYLAPGQVGELAADLHTQPTITSWFSDLVSPLSVKVARLRMSQESIAREVQLLFAPDNPSHFFNPYGWQVQESRSLWHEARRLNREVFLGKLARWLPPLKISVVRLHLLPRIYCPNSSRA; encoded by the coding sequence ATGATGACCAACGCTCCCCTGATCCAATCTGTTTCTGATACAGCGCTGGCGGTTGCTTACGCTCGTGCCCTGGAAAGCGATCGCCCGGATGCTCTATTTCAAGACCCCTTCGCCCATCTGCTGGCAGGGGAACAGGGCAAAGCCATCTATCAGCAGCTTCAGGGCGATCGCTCGATTGGCTGGTTCGTTTCTACCCGCACAGCAGTGTTGGATGACTGGATTCTTCAGGAAATTAAGCACCACGGCGTCGATACGGTGCTCAACCTGGCTGCCGGACTGGACACCCGTCCCTATCGTATGGCACTTCCCCCTCACCTCCGCTGGGTTGAAGCAGATCTCCCCCCCATCCTGGCATATAAGCAGGAAAAACTGGCGCAGGCTCAACCCACCTGCCGGTTAGAACAGATTCCTACGGACCTGACCAATGGATTTCAGCGTCGCCACCTGCTGGCTCAGGTAAATGCCCGTGCATCCAGGGTACTGGTCATTACGGAAGGTATCCTTGTCTACCTGGCACCCGGCCAGGTTGGGGAACTTGCCGCCGATCTGCATACCCAGCCCACCATTACCTCCTGGTTCAGTGACCTGGTATCCCCCCTGTCAGTCAAAGTCGCCCGACTACGCATGAGCCAGGAATCGATTGCCAGGGAAGTCCAACTGCTATTTGCGCCGGACAATCCCAGCCACTTCTTCAACCCCTATGGCTGGCAGGTGCAGGAATCGCGATCGCTCTGGCACGAGGCCCGCCGCCTCAACCGGGAAGTGTTTTTGGGCAAACTTGCCCGCTGGCTGCCACCGTTGAAGATTAGCGTCGTCCGGCTGCATCTATTGCCCAGAATCTATTGCCCAAATTCTAGCCGTGCCTGA
- a CDS encoding PCP reductase family protein — translation MSDQLKWTPEARAKLKSIPFFVRSQARERIEHLAREADLDTVTAEIIDQARLEFGQ, via the coding sequence ATGAGTGACCAGCTCAAGTGGACGCCCGAAGCCAGGGCTAAGTTGAAAAGCATCCCTTTTTTTGTCCGCTCCCAGGCGCGGGAACGAATTGAACATCTGGCCCGGGAAGCCGATCTGGACACTGTGACTGCTGAAATTATTGATCAGGCACGGCTAGAATTTGGGCAATAG
- a CDS encoding TIGR02450 family Trp-rich protein yields MAQKQKFPHLVGSRWTACQTIEGWRHFQVVNRKNQGTWVFAEMVAACDPNVRFWMNAKLL; encoded by the coding sequence ATGGCACAAAAACAAAAGTTTCCCCATCTCGTTGGTTCCAGGTGGACGGCCTGTCAAACCATTGAAGGATGGCGACATTTTCAGGTAGTCAATCGTAAAAATCAGGGAACCTGGGTATTTGCCGAAATGGTAGCCGCATGCGATCCCAATGTGCGATTTTGGATGAATGCAAAATTATTGTAG
- a CDS encoding pentapeptide repeat-containing protein produces the protein MKPQASILQKTIPTGMVALLTTLSVATPARSQNFDHTQQLLSTRKCPRCELSNAGLVFANLSGADLSQANLAGANLSRANLQGADLRGANLTGASLYGANLVGAKLDGANLTVTDLRGAYMMGASLVETVMHGTLLQGAVGLSPETGSAEQFYQWALQDEHRKNYPGAIDNFTQALSRKPDFAQAYLGRGVVLLQSGEDEAGLADIRQAERLFTAQGNQEGSKLTQAMIKQLTTPPPQPKSGNGLGLALLGLIGTALQFLPLSIF, from the coding sequence ATGAAACCTCAAGCTTCCATCCTGCAAAAAACGATCCCGACTGGAATGGTCGCATTGTTGACGACGCTCAGTGTTGCCACCCCGGCGCGATCGCAAAATTTTGATCATACTCAACAACTTTTATCTACCCGTAAGTGCCCCCGCTGCGAACTCAGCAATGCTGGATTAGTATTTGCCAATCTTTCTGGGGCTGACCTGAGCCAGGCGAACCTGGCGGGTGCCAACCTCAGTCGAGCAAACTTGCAGGGTGCAGACTTAAGGGGAGCAAACCTGACGGGGGCAAGCCTCTATGGGGCTAATTTGGTGGGAGCAAAGCTGGATGGAGCGAACCTGACTGTCACAGATTTGCGGGGTGCTTACATGATGGGGGCATCGCTGGTGGAGACAGTCATGCATGGGACGCTGTTGCAGGGTGCCGTTGGCTTATCCCCTGAAACTGGCAGCGCAGAGCAGTTCTATCAGTGGGCACTCCAGGACGAGCACCGCAAAAACTACCCAGGTGCCATCGATAACTTTACCCAGGCCCTCAGTCGTAAACCAGACTTTGCCCAGGCTTACCTTGGTCGAGGCGTGGTTCTTCTGCAATCGGGAGAAGACGAGGCGGGTCTGGCAGATATCCGGCAGGCTGAGCGGTTGTTTACGGCTCAGGGCAATCAGGAAGGAAGCAAGTTGACTCAAGCAATGATCAAACAACTCACCACCCCTCCTCCCCAGCCGAAATCAGGCAATGGATTGGGGCTGGCACTCCTCGGACTTATAGGAACCGCGTTGCAGTTTCTTCCATTGTCAATTTTTTAA
- a CDS encoding sensor histidine kinase, whose amino-acid sequence MNPEQPIGGSESGEATGQPPLEINLRLPEARLNNILSREITAVANVQEMAVQECEERYKLAIQAGQVGIWDWDLTSDHAYIDPHLKTMLGYSEHEISDRIDDWRQLVHPDDVESVLAAIQACLAGTVPDYISEYRIRHRDGSYRWFLNRGVVFRNEKGEPYRMLGVRIDISDRKRDEMMHRQAEEALRQKAAWEQLLRSLTQRIHQSFDLDYILGTAVTEVRQTLRADRALVFQLHTDGSGQVIQESVVPEYPATQAMDWLDECFPPECYEHYCRGIPRIVLDVAMDPWADCIAEFMQSVGVKSKAVAPIIQRQEDGSIRVWGLLIVHACSFYREWQMAEAELLQQVGNQVAIAIQQSELYQQVQQLNATLETQVRERTAELEQALEFESLLKRITDKVRDSLDEAHILETVVQELAKGLDIAGCDVALHDPDQGVSVIRYEYIAAGVPPAKGGVLSLVDPDEILAQSLRGETFQFCRVVLDPVRPIEYRFAILSCPIFDNHGVLGDIWLLRQREQSFSDSEIRLVQQITNQCAIAIRQARLFQAAQSQVTELERLNRLKDDFLSTVSHELRTPVSSIKMAAQMLESLLFRSEPGGMGDEASQTPLTLDAASLQRLHRYFQILQDECQREISLITNLLDLTRLDAEVEPLVLTPISLQIWLPHVVESFMERLQNHQQTLQFNLPDDLPPLTTDLSYLQRILTELLTNAYKYTPAGETITVAARVVMEREERWAEKEEELPIKDKETNCVSFILHPSPSQDPSISHDPSFMLISLTNTGVEIPAQEMPRIFDKFYRIPNHDPWKHGGTGLGLALVRKLAERLGAMIEVRSSNRQTTFILWFRISVS is encoded by the coding sequence ATGAACCCTGAGCAGCCCATAGGTGGGTCTGAATCTGGTGAAGCGACCGGGCAGCCGCCGTTGGAAATAAACTTGCGTCTGCCAGAAGCCAGGTTGAACAACATTTTGAGTCGCGAAATCACCGCAGTTGCTAATGTTCAAGAGATGGCTGTGCAGGAGTGTGAAGAACGTTACAAGCTTGCCATTCAGGCCGGGCAGGTGGGCATCTGGGACTGGGATTTGACCAGCGATCATGCTTACATTGACCCTCATCTGAAAACAATGTTGGGCTACAGTGAACATGAAATTTCAGATCGTATTGATGATTGGCGGCAATTGGTTCACCCCGATGATGTGGAATCTGTCCTGGCAGCCATTCAGGCTTGTCTGGCAGGAACGGTGCCGGACTATATCAGTGAGTACCGGATCCGGCATAGAGATGGCAGCTATCGCTGGTTCTTAAATCGGGGAGTCGTGTTTCGGAATGAAAAGGGTGAACCCTATCGGATGCTGGGCGTTCGCATTGACATTAGCGATCGCAAACGGGACGAAATGATGCACCGCCAGGCGGAAGAAGCACTGCGCCAAAAAGCAGCCTGGGAACAATTGTTGCGATCGCTCACCCAACGAATTCATCAGTCATTTGATCTGGACTATATTTTGGGGACGGCTGTAACAGAAGTCCGGCAAACCCTCCGGGCCGATCGGGCGCTGGTATTTCAACTGCACACGGATGGTTCAGGACAGGTCATTCAGGAATCGGTTGTACCAGAATATCCGGCGACTCAGGCAATGGATTGGCTCGATGAATGCTTTCCGCCGGAATGCTACGAGCACTACTGCCGGGGAATTCCTCGGATTGTCCTCGATGTGGCAATGGATCCATGGGCTGACTGCATCGCCGAATTTATGCAGTCAGTGGGGGTGAAATCGAAGGCGGTTGCTCCTATTATCCAGCGGCAGGAAGATGGCTCGATCCGGGTATGGGGGTTGCTGATTGTCCATGCCTGCTCATTCTATCGAGAGTGGCAGATGGCTGAAGCCGAACTGTTGCAACAGGTGGGTAATCAGGTGGCGATCGCCATTCAACAGTCGGAACTGTATCAACAGGTGCAGCAACTGAATGCCACCCTGGAGACCCAGGTACGGGAACGTACTGCTGAGTTGGAGCAGGCACTGGAGTTTGAATCTCTCCTGAAACGTATCACGGACAAAGTACGGGACAGCCTGGATGAAGCACACATTCTGGAAACGGTCGTTCAGGAGCTAGCTAAGGGGCTGGACATTGCAGGGTGTGATGTGGCACTGCATGACCCTGACCAGGGGGTGTCCGTAATTCGCTATGAGTATATTGCCGCAGGGGTCCCCCCTGCCAAGGGGGGTGTTTTATCTTTAGTAGACCCGGATGAGATTTTGGCTCAGTCATTACGGGGTGAGACCTTTCAATTTTGTCGAGTTGTCCTGGATCCAGTCCGCCCAATTGAATATCGATTTGCTATTTTGAGTTGTCCAATTTTTGACAACCACGGGGTTCTGGGGGATATATGGTTGTTACGCCAGCGGGAACAGAGCTTTAGTGATTCAGAAATAAGGCTGGTACAACAGATCACGAACCAGTGCGCGATCGCCATTCGTCAGGCCCGTTTATTTCAGGCAGCCCAGTCCCAGGTGACGGAACTGGAGCGGCTCAACCGCCTCAAAGATGACTTTCTCAGTACCGTTTCTCACGAACTGCGCACCCCTGTTTCCAGCATCAAGATGGCAGCCCAAATGCTGGAAAGTTTGCTGTTTAGAAGCGAACCCGGTGGGATGGGGGATGAAGCCAGCCAGACCCCGCTAACGCTAGACGCTGCTTCATTGCAACGGCTGCACCGCTATTTTCAGATCTTGCAGGATGAATGTCAGCGAGAAATTAGTTTAATCACCAACCTGCTCGATCTGACTCGCTTAGATGCTGAAGTTGAACCCCTGGTTCTCACTCCAATCAGCCTTCAGATCTGGCTTCCCCATGTGGTTGAGTCCTTCATGGAACGGCTGCAAAATCACCAGCAAACCCTGCAATTCAATCTTCCAGACGATCTGCCACCCCTGACAACAGACCTCTCCTACTTACAACGCATTCTGACTGAGCTACTGACCAATGCCTATAAGTACACCCCAGCCGGGGAAACTATTACGGTAGCCGCCAGGGTGGTGATGGAAAGGGAAGAAAGATGGGCAGAAAAAGAGGAGGAATTACCGATCAAGGATAAAGAGACCAATTGTGTATCCTTTATTCTCCACCCTTCGCCCTCACAGGATCCGTCGATTTCACACGATCCTTCATTCATGCTAATCAGTTTGACCAACACTGGGGTGGAAATTCCGGCTCAGGAAATGCCCCGGATTTTTGACAAGTTCTACCGCATTCCCAACCACGACCCCTGGAAGCACGGAGGAACTGGACTGGGACTGGCACTGGTCCGCAAACTGGCAGAACGGCTGGGGGCAATGATTGAGGTTCGTAGTTCTAACCGGCAAACAACATTTATTCTGTGGTTCAGGATTTCAGTTTCGTGA
- a CDS encoding NADPH-dependent FMN reductase, with the protein MSYAPKILAFAGSTRTDSFNKKLVKVAIAGAQSAGADVKFIDLRDVSMPLYDGDLEADQGIPPGARQFKDLLLAHDGLLISSPEYNSSISGVLKNAIDWASRPVEGEPPLACFAGKVAAIMSASPGALGGLRGLVHLRAILGNIKVLVLPDQLAVGKAHEAFNPDGSLKDLNQQASIENLGANLAVTLTKLKS; encoded by the coding sequence ATGTCTTATGCCCCTAAAATCCTGGCATTTGCTGGTAGTACCCGCACGGACTCTTTCAATAAAAAGCTGGTTAAAGTTGCCATCGCAGGAGCACAGTCAGCCGGGGCGGACGTGAAATTTATCGACCTGCGCGATGTGTCCATGCCACTCTATGACGGAGATCTGGAAGCAGACCAGGGAATTCCCCCCGGCGCACGTCAGTTCAAAGATTTGTTGCTGGCACATGACGGGCTGCTGATTTCGTCTCCAGAGTATAACAGTTCCATTTCCGGGGTGTTGAAGAACGCGATCGATTGGGCATCCCGTCCGGTTGAGGGGGAACCTCCCCTCGCCTGCTTTGCCGGAAAAGTCGCTGCAATTATGAGTGCTTCCCCCGGTGCGCTGGGTGGTCTACGGGGCTTGGTGCATCTGCGGGCGATCCTGGGAAATATCAAAGTTCTGGTGCTGCCCGATCAATTAGCGGTGGGTAAGGCCCATGAAGCCTTTAACCCGGATGGCTCTCTAAAGGACCTGAACCAGCAAGCATCCATTGAGAACCTTGGAGCAAATCTGGCAGTCACACTCACGAAACTGAAATCCTGA